In a genomic window of Deltaproteobacteria bacterium:
- a CDS encoding VOC family protein produces the protein MAKIRHIAYRAEDVDAMAKFFVDAMGMKMIQKRKNNAIDLSDGEVNITVLPLAAGMGGKAGIDHIGFSVSNDQEQFQKMESCGAVKAGAVNLGTAYYEDKYKGPEGIIVDVGHWQGAAPVKE, from the coding sequence ATGGCAAAGATTAGACATATCGCTTACCGGGCGGAGGACGTGGACGCGATGGCGAAGTTTTTCGTTGACGCTATGGGTATGAAGATGATTCAGAAGCGCAAAAACAACGCCATCGATTTGAGCGATGGCGAAGTGAATATCACCGTGTTGCCGCTGGCGGCGGGCATGGGCGGCAAGGCTGGCATCGATCACATCGGGTTCTCCGTATCCAACGACCAGGAGCAGTTCCAAAAGATGGAGTCCTGCGGCGCCGTCAAGGCAGGCGCGGTGAACCTCGGCACGGCGTACTATGAGGACAAGTACAAAGGCCCGGAAGGGATCATTGTCGACGTTGGCCACTGGCAGGGCGCGGCGCCGGTGAAGGAATAA
- a CDS encoding monooxygenase — MITTVVNFILPAPVSRDKAKELYLGTAPKYREVAGLVRKYYLLTEDGGTGGGVYLWKSKADAEKLFTPEWKQFIKDRYGAEPVITYYESPVLVDNLTGAISSD; from the coding sequence ATGATAACCACCGTGGTAAATTTTATACTGCCGGCGCCGGTGAGCCGCGATAAAGCCAAAGAACTTTATCTTGGCACGGCACCGAAATATCGCGAGGTCGCGGGGCTGGTGCGCAAATACTACTTGCTGACGGAGGACGGCGGCACCGGCGGTGGTGTTTACCTGTGGAAATCCAAGGCCGACGCCGAGAAGCTTTTTACTCCCGAATGGAAGCAGTTTATCAAAGATCGCTACGGCGCCGAGCCAGTGATTACCTATTATGAAAGCCCGGTGCTGGTCGATAATCTCACCGGTGCGATCAGTTCCGATTGA
- the msrB gene encoding peptide-methionine (R)-S-oxide reductase MsrB: MTRRGLLKGIFAGGLWSAWHGLALSAQPSSLKEIEALQKNWKTLLAAGTKVPLPTEPLKLTKEEWRKRLDAQQFHILREEGTERPGSSPLNGEKRPGVFACAGCDLPVFTSEMKYESGTGWPSFFTTIPGVFGTSTDFKLLLPRTEYHCIRCGGHHGHVFNDGPQPTGQRWCNNGLALKFVAKNLRS; this comes from the coding sequence ATGACACGTCGTGGGCTATTGAAAGGAATCTTCGCCGGTGGTTTGTGGTCCGCGTGGCATGGCTTGGCGCTTTCAGCCCAGCCATCTTCTCTGAAAGAGATCGAAGCATTGCAAAAAAACTGGAAGACGTTGCTCGCCGCTGGCACCAAGGTGCCGCTGCCGACGGAGCCGCTCAAACTAACCAAAGAGGAGTGGCGCAAGCGGCTGGACGCGCAACAGTTTCACATCTTGCGCGAGGAGGGCACGGAACGCCCAGGGAGTAGCCCGTTGAATGGCGAAAAGCGGCCGGGAGTTTTCGCCTGTGCCGGCTGCGACCTGCCGGTTTTTACTTCCGAAATGAAATATGAAAGCGGCACTGGCTGGCCGAGTTTTTTCACGACCATTCCCGGCGTGTTTGGCACCAGCACAGATTTTAAACTGCTCCTGCCGCGCACCGAATATCACTGTATCCGCTGCGGCGGCCATCACGGCCACGTTTTCAACGACGGCCCCCAGCCCACCGGCCAACGCTGGTGCAACAACGGCCTGGCGCTGAAGTTTGTTGCGAAAAATTTACGGAGTTAG